A genomic segment from Propioniciclava sp. MC1595 encodes:
- the rplD gene encoding 50S ribosomal protein L4, with amino-acid sequence MAESLSVAILGTKKKADLPAELFGVQTNIPLIHQVVVAQLAAARQGTHATKTRGDVRGGGAKPWRQKGTGRARQGSRRAPQWTGGGVVHGPQPRSYAQRTPKKMVAAALRGVLSDRARDGRLHVIDTFVKGDKPSTKAALQALESIAGKRVLVVLTRDEEIAWLSLRNVASVHLITPDQLNAYDAVVADDVVFSTAALDAFVAGPAKGKSVKAVATESEVATQLERSDKETEK; translated from the coding sequence ATGGCCGAGTCCCTGAGCGTCGCCATCCTTGGCACGAAGAAGAAGGCTGACCTGCCCGCCGAGCTGTTCGGCGTGCAGACCAACATCCCCCTGATCCACCAGGTCGTGGTGGCCCAGCTGGCCGCCGCCCGCCAGGGCACCCACGCCACCAAGACCCGCGGCGACGTCCGCGGCGGTGGCGCCAAGCCGTGGCGCCAGAAGGGCACCGGTCGCGCCCGCCAGGGTTCGCGCCGCGCCCCGCAGTGGACCGGCGGTGGTGTCGTGCACGGCCCGCAGCCCCGCAGCTACGCGCAGCGCACCCCCAAGAAGATGGTCGCGGCCGCCCTCCGTGGCGTCCTGTCCGACCGCGCCCGCGACGGTCGCCTGCACGTGATCGACACCTTCGTGAAGGGTGACAAGCCCTCCACCAAGGCCGCCCTCCAGGCGCTGGAGTCGATCGCCGGCAAGCGCGTCCTCGTGGTGCTGACCCGCGACGAGGAGATCGCGTGGCTGAGCCTCCGCAACGTGGCCAGCGTGCACCTGATCACCCCTGACCAGCTCAACGCCTACGACGCGGTCGTGGCCGACGACGTGGTGTTCTCCACCGCGGCGCTCGACGCCTTCGTCGCCGGTCCGGCCAAGGGCAAGTCGGTCAAGGCCGTCGCGACCGAGTCCGAGGTTGCGACGCAGTTGGAGCGTAGCGACAAGGAGACCGAGAAGTGA
- the rplC gene encoding 50S ribosomal protein L3, translating into MNNNRTVKGILGSKLGMTQLWDENNKIVPVTVIQAGPCVVTQVRTPEKDGYNAVQLAFGAVKPKNVNKPETGHFEAAGVTPRKHLVELRTADASEYTLGQEVTAETFEAGQVVDVTGVSKGKGTAGVMKRHGFGGLGASHGTHRKHRAPGSIGQSSTPSRVFAGMKMAGRMGVDKVTVQNLTIHSVDAERGLILVKGSVPGPKGALVVVRTAAKKGA; encoded by the coding sequence GTGAACAACAACCGCACTGTGAAGGGCATCCTGGGCTCCAAGCTCGGCATGACCCAGCTCTGGGACGAGAACAACAAGATCGTCCCCGTCACCGTCATCCAGGCCGGCCCCTGCGTCGTCACGCAGGTCCGCACGCCTGAGAAGGACGGCTACAACGCCGTTCAGCTCGCCTTCGGCGCCGTCAAGCCCAAGAACGTGAACAAGCCCGAGACCGGCCACTTCGAGGCTGCCGGCGTCACCCCGCGCAAGCACCTGGTGGAGCTCCGCACCGCCGACGCATCGGAGTACACGCTCGGCCAGGAGGTCACCGCCGAGACGTTCGAGGCCGGCCAGGTCGTCGACGTCACGGGCGTCTCCAAGGGCAAGGGCACCGCTGGTGTCATGAAGCGCCACGGCTTCGGTGGCCTCGGCGCCTCGCACGGTACCCACCGCAAGCACCGCGCCCCGGGTTCGATCGGCCAGTCCTCGACCCCGTCCCGCGTGTTCGCCGGCATGAAGATGGCCGGCCGCATGGGCGTCGACAAGGTGACCGTGCAGAACCTCACGATCCACTCGGTGGACGCCGAGCGCGGCCTGATCCTGGTCAAGGGCTCCGTGCCCGGCCCCAAGGGCGCCCTGGTCGTCGTGCGCACCGCCGCCAAGAAGGGAGCCTGA
- the rpsJ gene encoding 30S ribosomal protein S10 produces the protein MAGQKIRIRLRAYDHEVIDTSAKKIVDTVTRTGAQVAGPVPLPTEKNVYCVIRSPHKYKDSREHFEMRTHKRLIDILDPTPKTVDSLMRLDLPAGVDIEIKLP, from the coding sequence ATGGCGGGACAGAAGATCCGGATCCGACTCCGGGCCTATGACCACGAGGTCATCGACACGTCGGCGAAGAAGATCGTCGACACGGTCACCCGTACCGGCGCTCAGGTCGCCGGCCCGGTGCCCCTCCCGACCGAGAAGAACGTGTACTGCGTCATCCGGTCGCCCCACAAGTACAAGGACAGCCGCGAGCACTTCGAGATGCGCACCCACAAGCGGCTCATCGACATCCTCGACCCCACGCCGAAGACGGTTGACTCGCTGATGCGTCTCGACCTTCCGGCCGGTGTGGACATCGAGATCAAGCTTCCGTGA
- the serC gene encoding 3-phosphoserine/phosphohydroxythreonine transaminase: MRVHNFSAGPAMLPTEVLDQAQAELLDWGGSGMSVMEVSHRGKAFVACAAQTEASLREVMGISDEYACLFLQGGALGQFAAAPMNLSAAGDTIAFLNTGDWSKKAIAEAKKYADVAVVADTADSNFTTIPAPGSYEVPAEAAYLHYTPNETIRGLEFDHVPAAGVPVVADLSSTILSRPVDVDAHGVIYAGAQKNMGPSGLVVVVVRRDLLGRPRTETPTVWDWTVQAGADSMINTPPTFGLYLLGLTLDWVKANGGLEGMAARNREKAELLYGFIDDSPFYSNPVEPAYRSWMNVPFLISAPDLDKQFVAEAEAAGLTNLAGHRSVGGMRASLYNAMPLAGVQALVDFMKEFERTHG; encoded by the coding sequence ATGCGCGTGCACAACTTCTCCGCCGGTCCGGCGATGCTGCCCACCGAGGTCCTCGACCAGGCCCAGGCCGAACTGCTCGACTGGGGCGGCTCCGGCATGTCGGTGATGGAGGTGTCGCACCGCGGGAAGGCGTTCGTCGCCTGCGCCGCGCAGACCGAGGCCTCCCTGCGCGAGGTCATGGGCATCAGCGACGAGTACGCCTGCCTGTTCCTGCAGGGCGGCGCGCTGGGCCAGTTCGCCGCGGCGCCGATGAACCTGTCGGCCGCCGGCGACACCATCGCCTTCCTCAACACCGGCGACTGGTCGAAGAAGGCCATCGCCGAGGCGAAGAAGTACGCCGACGTGGCCGTCGTCGCCGACACCGCGGACAGCAACTTCACCACGATCCCGGCGCCCGGCTCCTACGAGGTGCCCGCCGAGGCCGCTTACCTCCACTACACCCCGAACGAGACCATCCGAGGGCTCGAGTTCGACCACGTGCCGGCGGCCGGCGTCCCCGTGGTGGCCGACCTGAGCTCGACCATCCTGTCCCGGCCCGTCGACGTGGACGCCCACGGCGTCATCTACGCGGGGGCCCAGAAGAACATGGGCCCCTCGGGCCTTGTGGTCGTCGTCGTGCGCCGCGACCTGCTCGGACGCCCCCGCACCGAGACCCCGACCGTGTGGGACTGGACCGTCCAGGCGGGTGCCGACTCCATGATCAACACCCCGCCCACCTTCGGGCTCTACCTGCTCGGCCTCACCCTGGACTGGGTGAAGGCCAACGGCGGGCTCGAGGGCATGGCCGCGCGCAACCGCGAGAAGGCGGAGCTGCTCTACGGCTTCATCGACGACTCCCCCTTCTACTCCAACCCGGTCGAGCCGGCGTACCGCTCGTGGATGAACGTGCCGTTCCTCATCAGCGCCCCCGACCTCGACAAGCAGTTCGTCGCCGAGGCCGAGGCCGCCGGCCTCACCAACCTGGCCGGCCACCGCTCGGTGGGCGGCATGCGCGCCTCCCTCTACAACGCGATGCCGCTGGCCGGCGTCCAGGCCCTCGTCGACTTCATGAAGGAGTTCGAGCGCACGCACGGCTGA
- a CDS encoding phosphoglycerate dehydrogenase: protein MTFRIRTLNSISQAGLSRLGADAFDVGPDVADPHAILVRSASLHGEPVPASLMAVARAGAGTNNIPVAEMSKRGIPVFNTPGSNANAVKELVVAGIFLAARNIVDAAAFAHRLEGDHETMDKLVEAGKKNYVGFELPGRTLGVIGLGAIGVEVANVAISLGMKVLGYDPAITVEHAWRLSSNVERVISLDQLLRRSDIVTLHIPLVDGTRGLIGDTQFRAMKNSAVLINFARGPIVDETALIEALESGQLRGYVCDFPTPLLNKRPKVVTLPHLGASTREAEENSAVMAVEELREYLTEGTIRNSVNFPTAQLARSAGAQRIALTNANVPNMVAQISTIVGESRLNIADLLNSSRGELAYTLVDVNGEVPDALIRRLGEIEGVLSARLV, encoded by the coding sequence ATGACCTTTCGCATCCGCACCCTGAACTCGATCAGCCAGGCCGGCCTGTCCCGCCTGGGCGCCGACGCCTTCGACGTCGGGCCCGACGTCGCCGACCCGCACGCCATCCTCGTGCGCTCGGCGAGCCTGCACGGCGAACCCGTGCCGGCGTCCTTGATGGCCGTGGCCCGCGCCGGGGCCGGCACCAACAACATCCCGGTCGCGGAGATGTCCAAGCGGGGCATCCCGGTGTTCAACACGCCAGGCTCCAACGCCAACGCGGTCAAGGAGCTGGTCGTGGCCGGCATCTTCCTGGCCGCCCGCAACATCGTGGACGCCGCGGCCTTCGCACACCGCCTCGAGGGTGACCACGAGACGATGGACAAGCTGGTCGAGGCCGGCAAGAAGAACTACGTCGGCTTCGAGCTGCCCGGTCGCACGCTCGGCGTGATCGGTCTGGGCGCGATCGGTGTCGAGGTGGCCAACGTGGCGATCTCGCTCGGCATGAAGGTGCTCGGCTACGACCCGGCCATCACGGTCGAGCACGCGTGGCGCCTGTCCAGCAACGTCGAGCGCGTCATCTCCCTGGACCAGCTGCTGCGCCGGTCCGACATCGTGACCCTGCACATCCCGCTGGTCGACGGCACCCGGGGCCTGATCGGCGACACCCAGTTCCGCGCGATGAAGAACTCGGCCGTGCTGATCAACTTCGCGCGCGGCCCCATCGTGGACGAGACCGCCCTGATCGAGGCCCTCGAGAGCGGCCAGCTGCGCGGGTACGTATGCGACTTCCCGACGCCGCTGCTCAACAAGCGGCCGAAGGTGGTGACGCTCCCCCACCTCGGGGCGTCCACGCGCGAGGCGGAAGAGAACAGCGCGGTCATGGCGGTGGAGGAACTGCGCGAATACCTCACGGAGGGGACGATTCGGAACTCGGTGAACTTTCCGACCGCGCAGCTGGCCCGCTCGGCCGGCGCCCAACGGATCGCGCTGACCAACGCCAATGTGCCGAACATGGTCGCCCAGATCTCCACGATCGTCGGCGAATCCCGCCTCAACATCGCCGACCTGCTGAACTCCTCGCGCGGTGAGCTGGCCTACACGCTGGTCGACGTGAACGGCGAGGTGCCGGACGCCCTGATACGACGCTTGGGCGAGATCGAGGGAGTGCTGTCGGCCCGCCTGGTCTGA
- a CDS encoding ABC transporter permease yields MRLRALLREAWATAWAAKVSSILTVVVVMAMCLAALVTVGRSAAAAFDVADRMEQEGARRLSVVDTRGGGFVNARTLAVVRHVSSVESADALGAPFDAVNGLIGPGGTRLPVWPVLGEVDHVGEIVRGRVPRPGEAAVSASQLRTWGLAEPVGYLTTVDGMTQYPIVGAYRARPPFEDLAAGGLVVALPGAEGRELRVVIDDVASARSTVRSILSILAPTDVQGVQVDSPAALAETARDLNAQMSEFGRTLLVLILGAGGFFVAAVVLADVLIRRRDLGRRRTLGVTRADLIALVTLRTLITALLGAALGCAGGWIINQVSGHPTPVDFTLAIGVLAGLVAAIAALPPAAYASRLDPVDVMRTP; encoded by the coding sequence GTGAGGTTGCGGGCACTGCTGCGTGAGGCGTGGGCGACCGCCTGGGCGGCGAAGGTCTCCTCGATCCTGACGGTCGTGGTGGTGATGGCGATGTGTCTGGCCGCCCTGGTGACCGTGGGGCGGTCGGCGGCGGCTGCGTTCGACGTGGCTGACCGGATGGAGCAGGAGGGCGCTCGCCGGTTGTCGGTGGTCGACACCCGCGGTGGTGGGTTCGTCAACGCGCGGACGTTGGCGGTGGTTCGGCATGTGAGCTCGGTGGAGTCCGCCGACGCGTTGGGGGCGCCGTTCGACGCGGTCAACGGGCTCATCGGCCCGGGGGGAACACGGTTGCCGGTGTGGCCGGTGCTTGGTGAGGTGGACCATGTGGGGGAGATCGTGCGGGGCAGGGTGCCGCGGCCGGGTGAGGCGGCGGTGTCGGCGTCCCAGTTGCGGACGTGGGGGCTGGCCGAACCGGTCGGTTACCTGACCACCGTCGATGGGATGACCCAGTACCCGATCGTGGGCGCGTACCGGGCCCGGCCACCGTTCGAGGACCTGGCCGCTGGTGGTCTGGTCGTGGCGCTGCCGGGTGCAGAGGGTCGGGAGTTGCGGGTCGTGATCGACGATGTCGCCTCGGCCAGGTCGACGGTGCGGTCGATCCTGTCGATCCTCGCGCCGACGGACGTGCAGGGGGTACAGGTCGATTCGCCGGCCGCGTTGGCTGAGACGGCGCGGGACCTGAACGCGCAGATGAGCGAGTTCGGGCGCACTCTGTTGGTGTTGATCCTGGGTGCTGGCGGGTTCTTCGTCGCCGCGGTGGTGTTGGCAGACGTGTTGATCCGGCGCCGTGACCTGGGACGCCGCCGCACCCTGGGCGTGACCCGGGCCGACCTGATCGCCCTGGTCACCTTGCGGACCCTGATCACCGCCCTGCTCGGGGCGGCCCTGGGCTGTGCCGGGGGTTGGATCATCAACCAGGTCAGCGGGCACCCCACCCCGGTGGACTTCACGCTCGCCATCGGCGTGCTGGCGGGGCTGGTCGCCGCCATCGCGGCGCTGCCTCCCGCCGCCTACGCGTCCCGCCTTGATCCGGTCGACGTCATGCGCACGCCGTGA
- a CDS encoding ABC transporter ATP-binding protein, producing MLGVRDVRFAYRKGAEELFGGLTHDFAPGRVTALTGASGRGKSTLLYLVGLLLTPTGGQVLLDGEPVSEASDAVRAVVRARRVGFVFQDSELDPSRRVIDSVLEPALYAGHLREDKLQRARALLEQFGLGHRADHRPGQVSGGQAQRLAVCRALLLEPDIVLADEPTGNLDRDNAALVLGALVDVARGQGATVVIATHDPFVIAQADEVVQL from the coding sequence GTGCTGGGGGTGCGGGACGTTCGGTTCGCCTACCGCAAGGGTGCCGAGGAACTGTTCGGCGGGCTCACCCATGACTTCGCGCCCGGCCGCGTGACGGCGCTCACCGGGGCGTCGGGGCGCGGCAAGTCGACGCTGTTGTACCTGGTGGGCTTGCTGCTCACCCCGACCGGCGGGCAGGTGCTGCTCGATGGTGAGCCGGTCTCCGAGGCCTCGGACGCCGTGCGTGCGGTCGTCCGCGCTCGCCGGGTGGGGTTCGTGTTCCAGGATTCCGAGCTGGATCCGTCGCGGCGCGTGATCGACTCGGTGCTGGAGCCGGCCCTGTACGCCGGCCACCTGCGCGAGGACAAGCTGCAACGCGCCCGCGCCCTGCTGGAGCAGTTCGGCCTGGGGCATCGTGCCGACCACCGGCCGGGGCAGGTGTCGGGTGGGCAGGCGCAGCGCCTGGCCGTGTGCCGGGCGCTGCTGCTGGAACCCGACATCGTGCTCGCCGACGAGCCGACCGGGAACTTGGATCGTGACAACGCTGCGCTGGTGTTGGGTGCCCTGGTGGATGTGGCGCGCGGTCAGGGGGCGACGGTTGTGATCGCGACGCACGATCCGTTCGTGATCGCGCAGGCCGACGAGGTGGTGCAACTGTGA
- a CDS encoding peptidoglycan-binding domain-containing protein — protein sequence MTSEGTMHPRSRTVRPGRIVWGILALALLVLAGFWAGRVTMQPPAVATDLPDAEVLVDVTEQTLGRELNLNVTVSQPRRVLAANALTGVVTSVSDTGEVAVGDELYRVAGVPVRAVQGATPFHRALGLRDRGEDVRQLQQALVALGLLSAADGTYGASTERAVKTWQKQLGIAQSGRVALGELVAVPHLPSALSLDADVIGPGVVLAGGEKVVHGNVGEPTFVLRLSQQQARLVPESATVTISYQGHEWQAVVAGTENDDVGDTLFHLRAPDGGPVCGVDCGSVSTGGEIFVRSRVQVVPPTSGPAVPVAAITTHPDGTASVLVVDAAGTRTARPVTVLGSQDGVAVVDGVAEGERVQVLAAGNAARGAGAVDPAPPASSPEPTPER from the coding sequence ATGACGTCTGAGGGAACGATGCACCCGCGGTCGCGCACGGTGCGCCCCGGACGGATCGTGTGGGGGATCCTCGCGTTGGCCCTGCTGGTCCTGGCCGGGTTCTGGGCGGGTCGGGTGACCATGCAACCGCCCGCCGTGGCCACCGACCTGCCCGATGCCGAGGTGCTGGTCGACGTCACGGAGCAGACCCTGGGGCGTGAGCTCAATCTGAATGTGACGGTGTCCCAGCCTCGGCGGGTGTTGGCGGCGAATGCGCTGACCGGGGTGGTCACGTCGGTGTCCGACACCGGTGAGGTGGCCGTGGGGGACGAGTTGTACCGCGTGGCGGGTGTCCCGGTGCGAGCGGTGCAGGGCGCCACCCCGTTCCACCGGGCGTTGGGTCTGCGTGACCGTGGTGAGGACGTGCGCCAACTCCAGCAGGCGCTGGTGGCCCTGGGCCTGCTGTCGGCTGCGGACGGGACGTACGGGGCGTCGACCGAGCGTGCGGTCAAGACGTGGCAGAAGCAGCTGGGCATCGCGCAGTCGGGGCGGGTGGCGCTGGGTGAGCTGGTGGCGGTGCCGCACCTGCCGAGCGCGTTGAGCCTGGACGCCGACGTGATCGGCCCCGGTGTGGTGCTGGCCGGCGGGGAGAAGGTCGTCCACGGCAACGTCGGTGAGCCGACGTTCGTGTTGCGCCTGTCGCAGCAGCAGGCCCGGTTGGTGCCGGAGTCGGCGACTGTGACGATCAGCTACCAGGGCCATGAGTGGCAGGCCGTGGTGGCGGGCACCGAGAACGACGACGTGGGTGACACACTGTTCCACCTGCGCGCCCCCGATGGTGGGCCGGTGTGTGGGGTGGACTGTGGGTCGGTGTCGACCGGCGGGGAGATCTTCGTCCGCTCCCGGGTGCAGGTGGTTCCGCCGACGAGCGGGCCCGCCGTGCCGGTGGCCGCGATCACGACCCACCCTGACGGCACGGCGTCCGTTCTCGTCGTGGACGCCGCCGGCACCCGGACCGCACGCCCCGTGACGGTGCTGGGCTCCCAGGACGGTGTCGCGGTCGTGGACGGCGTGGCGGAGGGTGAGCGCGTCCAGGTGCTCGCCGCCGGGAACGCCGCGCGGGGGGCGGGCGCTGTGGACCCGGCCCCGCCGGCGTCCTCGCCCGAACCGACGCCTGAGCGGTGA
- a CDS encoding Gfo/Idh/MocA family oxidoreductase, whose amino-acid sequence MLQMRLDNGVLASYQQCHFTPDYWRNYTVIGDAGRLENVGDDGGDVIHVWTSRHSSARHPDRTEVIAAEEGTHGGADPRLVAEFLLFAREGGATDTSPVAAREAVAAGCAGADSLRTGSAPVDVAPLDPDLVAHFEVGTTEAGPPSRAGV is encoded by the coding sequence ATGCTGCAGATGCGCCTGGACAACGGGGTGCTGGCCAGCTACCAGCAGTGCCACTTCACGCCCGACTACTGGCGCAACTACACGGTCATCGGGGACGCCGGCCGGCTGGAGAACGTGGGCGACGACGGGGGCGACGTGATCCACGTCTGGACGTCGCGGCACAGCTCGGCCCGGCACCCCGACCGGACCGAGGTCATCGCCGCCGAGGAGGGCACTCACGGGGGCGCGGACCCGCGGCTGGTCGCCGAGTTCCTGCTGTTCGCCCGCGAGGGTGGGGCGACCGACACCTCGCCGGTCGCCGCGCGCGAGGCCGTCGCGGCCGGCTGCGCCGGGGCGGACTCCCTGCGCACCGGGTCGGCGCCGGTCGACGTGGCGCCCCTGGACCCGGACCTGGTCGCCCACTTCGAGGTGGGGACAACCGAGGCTGGTCCGCCCTCTCGGGCAGGAGTGTGA
- the mutA gene encoding methylmalonyl-CoA mutase small subunit, with amino-acid sequence MSADSEQLTLAGGFAPATDAAWEAEVLKVLNRGRPEGKELTIEQGLKRLTSTTLDDIDVAPLYTSSDEDAPLGYPGAMPFTRGSVVRTGEAVAWGVRQLHEDPDVAVTRQAILDDLERGATSVWLRIDPDAISADSLATALADVKLDLAAARVFSRTDQDAAAAALLAVLKGSGGDLNAAKGNLGIDPLAFAALNGTEPDLGALKRWVDEVAGLAGVTALTVETLPYHKAGASDVQELGFAIATGIAYLRALDEAGVSPADAAGQLEFRVAATADQFATIAKLRALRRLWARVTEECGVPEAARGARIHAVTSPRMMAKVDPHVNMLRVTIATFAAAAGGADAITALPFDHAAGLPTSFSRRIARNTQVIAAEESHVGRVQDPAGGSWYVESLTDELAKAAWALVQQVEAAGGMAAALASGDVAQRIDAVNADRATKLANRSIELTGVSMFPLAGEKAYEAKARPEAPAFGGLKQIRDAEVFETLRDRAWAHEAATGSAPDVLLACLGAQRDFGGRQGFASNVLLVGGINATQSHGGSPEEIAAKAAEQAQLVAVLASSAKVYAEQAVPVAQALKDAGVQKVYLAGNLAEAGEAPEGLFDGTIALGMDVVKFLDSVFDTLGVAR; translated from the coding sequence ATGTCGGCTGACTCCGAACAGCTCACCCTGGCTGGTGGCTTCGCCCCGGCCACCGACGCCGCGTGGGAGGCAGAGGTCCTGAAGGTCCTCAACCGCGGGCGTCCGGAAGGCAAGGAACTGACCATCGAGCAGGGGCTGAAGCGCCTGACCTCGACCACTCTGGACGACATCGACGTCGCTCCCCTGTACACCAGCTCCGATGAGGACGCCCCGCTCGGCTACCCGGGCGCGATGCCGTTCACCCGTGGCTCGGTCGTGCGCACCGGCGAGGCCGTCGCGTGGGGCGTCCGGCAGCTGCACGAGGACCCGGACGTCGCCGTCACGCGGCAGGCGATCCTGGACGACCTCGAGCGCGGCGCCACCTCGGTGTGGCTTCGCATCGACCCCGACGCGATCAGCGCCGACTCCCTCGCCACCGCCCTGGCCGACGTCAAGCTCGACCTCGCGGCCGCCCGCGTGTTCTCGCGCACCGACCAGGACGCCGCGGCCGCGGCCCTGCTCGCGGTGCTGAAGGGATCCGGCGGCGACCTGAACGCCGCCAAGGGCAACCTGGGCATCGACCCGCTGGCCTTCGCCGCCCTCAACGGCACCGAGCCCGACCTCGGCGCCCTGAAGCGCTGGGTCGACGAGGTCGCCGGCCTGGCGGGCGTGACCGCCCTCACCGTCGAGACGCTGCCGTACCACAAGGCCGGCGCTTCCGACGTGCAGGAGCTCGGCTTCGCGATCGCGACCGGCATCGCGTACCTGCGCGCCCTCGACGAGGCCGGGGTCTCCCCCGCCGACGCCGCCGGGCAGCTCGAGTTCCGCGTCGCCGCCACCGCCGACCAGTTCGCCACGATCGCCAAGCTCCGTGCGCTGCGCCGCCTGTGGGCGCGCGTGACCGAGGAGTGCGGCGTCCCCGAGGCGGCGCGCGGTGCGCGCATCCACGCGGTCACCAGCCCGCGCATGATGGCCAAGGTCGACCCGCACGTGAACATGCTGCGCGTCACCATCGCCACCTTCGCGGCCGCGGCCGGTGGGGCCGACGCCATCACGGCGCTCCCCTTCGACCACGCCGCGGGCCTGCCGACCTCCTTCAGCCGCCGCATCGCCCGCAACACGCAGGTGATCGCCGCTGAGGAGAGCCACGTGGGTCGCGTGCAGGACCCGGCCGGTGGCTCCTGGTACGTCGAGTCGCTGACCGACGAGCTCGCCAAGGCCGCCTGGGCGCTCGTCCAGCAGGTCGAGGCGGCCGGCGGCATGGCCGCGGCGCTGGCGTCCGGTGACGTCGCGCAGCGCATCGACGCCGTCAACGCCGACCGTGCGACCAAGCTGGCCAACCGCTCCATCGAGCTGACCGGCGTGAGCATGTTCCCGCTGGCCGGCGAGAAGGCCTACGAGGCCAAGGCCCGCCCCGAGGCCCCCGCGTTCGGCGGCCTGAAGCAGATCCGCGACGCCGAGGTCTTCGAGACCCTCCGCGACCGGGCGTGGGCCCACGAGGCCGCGACCGGGTCGGCCCCCGACGTGCTGCTCGCCTGCCTGGGCGCCCAGCGCGACTTCGGCGGTCGCCAGGGCTTCGCCTCCAACGTGCTCCTGGTCGGCGGCATCAACGCCACCCAGAGCCACGGCGGCAGCCCCGAGGAGATCGCGGCCAAGGCGGCCGAGCAGGCCCAGTTGGTGGCCGTGCTCGCCAGCTCGGCGAAGGTCTACGCCGAGCAGGCCGTGCCCGTCGCGCAGGCGTTGAAGGACGCCGGCGTGCAGAAGGTCTACCTGGCCGGCAACCTGGCCGAGGCCGGCGAGGCCCCCGAGGGCCTCTTCGACGGCACCATCGCCCTGGGCATGGACGTCGTGAAGTTCCTTGATTCCGTCTTCGACACCCTGGGAGTGGCCCGATGA